AAGAGAGAAAAAGGTGTTTTTTGTTAAAAATAAAATCTAAAATTATTTATTCTTAGTTGATTTGCTGTTTTTAGGAAGTTGTTGAGAATAAGTTTTGATAAATTGTTCCATTTGTGGCTTTAGGCGTTTGTAGAAATTTGTATTTTCTTTTTCACCCATTGCTATAGATTTTTTTACTAAATCAATTGCTCCTTGTGTGTTACTTGAAACGCCTCCTGTTTTGTTTCCAGCCATCATCAAACGAGCCTTTATCCAATTATTGTAAAAATGGTCTTTCAGAGAAATAGATTTATTAATCCAGTCCATTGCTTTTTCTGTATTTTGTTTATTGTCTAAATAATATTCAGCAGATTGTGCATAAGTGTACCACAAATTATCAGCTTGCTTTAATGTATTTTCAATATTTGAAACCATTTTAGAAACAGGATCTGCATCTACAACAAAAGAAATTCTAGTATTTGACCACCAAAGAGAAACTTTGCCCTGACGATCTTCCAGAGCTTCAATTGTAAAGAGCATACGTTCATTAATAATAGGAGAAACCATAGGAGTTACTGTAAAACGAACTACATCTTCTTTCTCGTCATATTCGCCTGCACCCCACTGTTCAGAATTTTTATTGATGATAACTGTCCATTCTTTCTCATTTGGAATAGTAAAAAGAGAATATGTTCCTGCTGGTACTTTCGTTCCATCAATAGAAACTTCATCTGAAAAAGTAATATTTGTAGCCTTATTTGCACCTGTACGCCATATTTCTCCGTAAGGAACAAGACCACCCCATACTTCACGCTGACGCATAGCAGGAGAAGAATAATCAATAGTAATATCTGTAAGACCAACAGTTTGTTTTACCATAGCAGAAGGACTTGGTTGTGGCATGGTAAGTTGAGCAAAAACAGAGGAAGTAAAAAATAATGCCGTAAAAGACATCAAAACCAAACTAAGCGTTGAAATTTTTAACATGAAAAATTGTAGTAACGATGAATAAAATAAAAATAACTGCCACATAATTTTGAAAATGAATTTATGAATTACGTGCAGTTGATAAATAAAACGTTTATAGTTCTTTATCTTGATGAATGCAAAGATAACCTAGACTACTATTTGTAGAAAATTTTGTTAGGAAGAGTAAGCTAAATTTCTATCTTTTTCTACCCAATCTCAAAACCAAACTTCCTCCAACAAGCGCACCTACACCAGCCCAAATCCAAAGAGAAGGACGAATTTTTCTAGGATTTTCTCCTAAAAAGAAATGGGAAATATCATATAGAAAAGGACGATTATCAGCTACTTTTATATAAAGCCAATCTGTTAGTTCTTTAAAATTAGGATTTTTTTGATACCAACTTATAGGTAAATCGGTTGCTCCTCCTAGTTCTAAACTTTTGAAAGCAGCTTCTGCTCCTGAATATACTTTTCCGTTTGGAGTAATTAAGCGAACAGCTTTTTTGAATAATTTTGTATCTAAATCGGGAAAATCTTTGGCTGATTCTTGATAAGGACGTAAATCAATAGTTGATTCATTGACAATCATTTGCCATTTGGTAATCCAGTATTTGCAAAAACCACATTCTGCATCCCAAATCAAGATGGTTTTTTGTGGAGCATAAGAAGTTGAAAGATTATTTTTACTAGGAATAGAAGTCATTTTTTTGAATTTTGATATGATAATAATGCCTTGATTCTAACTAATTTAGTTCTCATAGTAGTATTATTTTATTTAAATCAGAACATTAAACATATCAAATTGTTCAGTAATCGTACTATTCAAAAAACAAATAAAACTATTATAATTATATGTCAAATAACGTAAAAGCATTTGGAACAGAAGCTGCTGATAAGCCTTTAAAACAAATGACCATTGAACGCAGAGAAGTAACTGCAAAAGATATTGAAATTGATATTTTGTATTGTGGTGTTTGTCATTCTGATTTGCACACAGCTAGAAATGATTGGGGTGGAACAGTTTATTCTGCTGTACCTGGTCATGAGATTGTAGGAAAAGTGACTAAAGTTGGAAGTGATGTCACCAAACTTAAAGTAGGCGATTATGCTGCTGTGGGTTGCATGGTTGATTCGTGTCAGACATGTGATAGTTGTAAGCAAGATTTAGAACAATATTGTCAGAAAGGTTTTACAGGAACATACAACGGAAAAGACAAGCATCTAGGAGGACATACTTTTGGAGGATATTCTGAAAAAGTAGTTGTAGATGAAAACTTTGTTTTGAAAGTTCCTGAAAATCTTGATTTAGCTGCTGTTGCACCTTTACTTTGTGCAGGTGTTACTACATGGTCTCCTTTGGTTCATTGGAATGTAAAAGAAGGAAGCAAAGTTGCTGTTATTGGTTTGGGTGGACTCGGACACATGGCAATCAAATTAGCTAAAGGAATGGGTGCAGAAGTTACACTTTTTTCTCGTTCGCCAAGTAAAGAAAAAGATGCTAAAGAATTAGGTGCTGATACTGTTATTATCTCAACAGACGAAAAACAAATGAAATCGGTAAGAGGAAAGTTTGATTTAATTATTGATACAGTTCCTTATGAACATGATTTGAATCCTTATATTTCGACGCTTACAATTAATGGAACTTTAGTTTTGGTTGGTTTTATAGGCGAGTTAGATTCTATGATTCAAACACCAGCTATGATAATGGGAAGACGTTCTATTGCAGGTTCTGTAATCGGTGGAATCAAAGAAACACAAGAAATGCTAGATTTTTGTGGAGAGCATAATATTGTTTCAGAAATTGAAATGATTAATATGCAAGACATTAATGATGCCTACGAACGAATGCTAAAAAGTGATGTTCGTTATCGTTTTGTCATTGACATGAAATCTTTGAAGGATAATTAATAATTGTATAAATTAATTATACTTGAATGGTTAATTGTAAATCAATGATATTTGCAATTAACCATTTTTCTATTTGTAATAATTGTTCAAAAGCTCTCTTGCTACTTCGACAGCATTTCTAGAGCCATTAGCAACTTGTTTTTCTAAATCTTCTATTTGTTTCTTTATTAATTCATTTGCATAAAAATCTCTTTTTAATCGCTCTTCAATAGTTTGATGTAGCCATTGTTTGTTCTGCTGACTACGATTTATTTTAAAGAACCCATTTGAAGTTGTTTGTTTTACAAAGTCTTCAATGTTTTTCCAAATATTCTCTATTCCTTCATTTTCTAAAGCCGAACAAATTTCTACTGGAACTGTCCATTTGGCATCATTAGGTGGGAAAAGATGCAAAGCGTGTTTATATTGTGATTTGGCTCGTGTAGCTGCATTTTTATTTTCTTTATCAGCTTTTGTAATGACGAGCATATCAGCCATTTCCATAATTCCACGTTTTATTCCCTGTAACTCGTCGCCTGCACCTGCAAGCATAAGCAAAAGAAAAAAATCAACCATTCCTTTTACAATTGTTTCAGACTGTCCAACTCCAACAGTTTCTATCAAAATGACATCAAAGCCTGCTGCCTCACATAAAAGCATTGTTTCTCTCGTTTTTTGACTAACTCCACCTAAAGAACTACGAGCTGGGGAAGGACGAATATAAGCGTTTTTATGATTAGAGAGTTTTTCCATTCTTGTTTTATCTCCCAAAATACTTCCTCCCGAACGCTGGCTACTTGGGTCAATGGCAAGAACAGCAATTTTTTTATTTTTATTTTCTAGTTCAGTTGCTAAATCTGCCAAATAAAGTCCAAAAGTTTCAATAAATGTGCTTTTTCCAACCCCAGGAACTCCAGTAATTCCTACACGAATAGAATTTCCTGTATAAGGCATAAGTCTGTCAATAATCTGTGTAGCAAGTTCATTATCACTTTCTAACTGACTTTCTATAAGTGTAATAGCTCTACTCAAAATAAAAGGATTATGAGCCAAAATTCCATCAATATATTCTTGGGATGTTAAACGTGAACGTCTGTTTTTTGCCATAAAAATAAAAAATGTGAAATTAAATAACGTTGATAAGATGTGGATTGACTTTTTGTTTTGTCGTTTGATATAAGCAATTCATAGAAAAGCTAAACAAAAATGAGAAAAATACAAGTCTTGATTTTAGATTCTTATCAAAAAAATGTTATTTTAGTTAAAAATAAAAATTTAATTTCTACTTATATCAAAAAATACTTCACAACGTACAAACGTATTTAAAATAATTTGTATCTTTGTAGGAATAGAAATGAGTTTTTGTTTTATCAGTATCTATCAAAAATCGATATTCATTCTATTATTTACAACTTATCTATTTACTAATGCGTTTTTTACGAAAAATATTCAATCTTGCTACAATTACAGGAACAATCGCCATTTTTGCGTTTATGCTTCTGCTTCAAACAGTAGCCGTAAATTTTGATTTTCTCAATATTTTCGAACAGACGATTAATAACTTCAAAATCTCTGATGTTTATTTTTCTCAAATAAGAGATAATGAGAAGATAGAAATAGATACAAATATAGTTATTGTAAATATTGGTTATCTACCTAGAGCAGGATTAGGAGCGCAAATAGAAGTTATTTCAAGATATAAACCGAAAATAATTGGACTAGATGCTCTTTTGACAGGAGCAAGAAAGCCTGAGCAAGATTCTACTTTAGAAGCCTTTTTAAAAATTGCAAGCGAAAGATGTCCTATTGTTTTTGCTTCAAAACTAGAAAAGCCAAACGAAGAAAGTAAAAGTTTTGATAGTTTAGGACTTCCTCACCAACCATTTCAAAAGTATATACAAACAGGTTATGTAAATGTTGTTACAGATGAAGATACAAAGTTTGAAACAGCTCGTATTGTTTCTCCAAAAGAAAAAGTAAAAGATTCAACAATTTATAGTTTTGCAACCAAACTCATACAACTTTCTTATCCTGATAAAGCCGAAAAACTTTTGGAAAGGAATAATGAAGTAGAAACGATTTATTATCGTGGAAATTGGCAAAAGTTTATGGTCATTGACCCAATGGATGTTTTAGATGAAAATTTTGATCCTTCTTTCTTTAAAGACAAAATTGTCATTATGGGCTATATGGGTTCTACTTTCATAGAAGATGATGGTGTAGATGATAGATATTACACACCACTGAATGTACGACCTGTCGGAAGGGCAGCAACGGATATGTATGGAATTATGATTCATGCAAATATGCTTTCGATGATTTTACACGAAAATTATATTGATGTAATTCCTTCTTATTTAGCGATTATTATTTCTGTTTTGATGTGTTTTTTTAACGTTGTATTATTTACCTATATCTATTTTCATAGAAAATTAGGAACTTGGTATGATGTCATCACAAAAGGTGTTCAGCTTGTAGAAGTTATTATCTTTGTATTTATTTTTATCTGGACATTGGCTACTTATAATCTTATGTTAGAAATAACTGTTGGAGTTTTGGCAGTAGTTTTATCTGGAGATGTCTTAGAAGTATTTTTAGCTATATTGGCTAATATGTATCCTAAATCTACTCGTGCCTATGAATAAAAAATAAGTGAAAAATAAGAAAGAGAAAAACATTAATTTGACTGTGCTACA
This is a stretch of genomic DNA from Bernardetia sp. MNP-M8. It encodes these proteins:
- a CDS encoding CHASE2 domain-containing protein → MRFLRKIFNLATITGTIAIFAFMLLLQTVAVNFDFLNIFEQTINNFKISDVYFSQIRDNEKIEIDTNIVIVNIGYLPRAGLGAQIEVISRYKPKIIGLDALLTGARKPEQDSTLEAFLKIASERCPIVFASKLEKPNEESKSFDSLGLPHQPFQKYIQTGYVNVVTDEDTKFETARIVSPKEKVKDSTIYSFATKLIQLSYPDKAEKLLERNNEVETIYYRGNWQKFMVIDPMDVLDENFDPSFFKDKIVIMGYMGSTFIEDDGVDDRYYTPLNVRPVGRAATDMYGIMIHANMLSMILHENYIDVIPSYLAIIISVLMCFFNVVLFTYIYFHRKLGTWYDVITKGVQLVEVIIFVFIFIWTLATYNLMLEITVGVLAVVLSGDVLEVFLAILANMYPKSTRAYE
- a CDS encoding DUF2911 domain-containing protein, producing MLKISTLSLVLMSFTALFFTSSVFAQLTMPQPSPSAMVKQTVGLTDITIDYSSPAMRQREVWGGLVPYGEIWRTGANKATNITFSDEVSIDGTKVPAGTYSLFTIPNEKEWTVIINKNSEQWGAGEYDEKEDVVRFTVTPMVSPIINERMLFTIEALEDRQGKVSLWWSNTRISFVVDADPVSKMVSNIENTLKQADNLWYTYAQSAEYYLDNKQNTEKAMDWINKSISLKDHFYNNWIKARLMMAGNKTGGVSSNTQGAIDLVKKSIAMGEKENTNFYKRLKPQMEQFIKTYSQQLPKNSKSTKNK
- a CDS encoding DCC1-like thiol-disulfide oxidoreductase family protein; its protein translation is MTSIPSKNNLSTSYAPQKTILIWDAECGFCKYWITKWQMIVNESTIDLRPYQESAKDFPDLDTKLFKKAVRLITPNGKVYSGAEAAFKSLELGGATDLPISWYQKNPNFKELTDWLYIKVADNRPFLYDISHFFLGENPRKIRPSLWIWAGVGALVGGSLVLRLGRKR
- the meaB gene encoding methylmalonyl Co-A mutase-associated GTPase MeaB — translated: MAKNRRSRLTSQEYIDGILAHNPFILSRAITLIESQLESDNELATQIIDRLMPYTGNSIRVGITGVPGVGKSTFIETFGLYLADLATELENKNKKIAVLAIDPSSQRSGGSILGDKTRMEKLSNHKNAYIRPSPARSSLGGVSQKTRETMLLCEAAGFDVILIETVGVGQSETIVKGMVDFFLLLMLAGAGDELQGIKRGIMEMADMLVITKADKENKNAATRAKSQYKHALHLFPPNDAKWTVPVEICSALENEGIENIWKNIEDFVKQTTSNGFFKINRSQQNKQWLHQTIEERLKRDFYANELIKKQIEDLEKQVANGSRNAVEVARELLNNYYK
- a CDS encoding NAD(P)-dependent alcohol dehydrogenase; this encodes MSNNVKAFGTEAADKPLKQMTIERREVTAKDIEIDILYCGVCHSDLHTARNDWGGTVYSAVPGHEIVGKVTKVGSDVTKLKVGDYAAVGCMVDSCQTCDSCKQDLEQYCQKGFTGTYNGKDKHLGGHTFGGYSEKVVVDENFVLKVPENLDLAAVAPLLCAGVTTWSPLVHWNVKEGSKVAVIGLGGLGHMAIKLAKGMGAEVTLFSRSPSKEKDAKELGADTVIISTDEKQMKSVRGKFDLIIDTVPYEHDLNPYISTLTINGTLVLVGFIGELDSMIQTPAMIMGRRSIAGSVIGGIKETQEMLDFCGEHNIVSEIEMINMQDINDAYERMLKSDVRYRFVIDMKSLKDN